gttaatgtttttattataaatgcctaacattcaagaataaaacatatagttcctaaatcaatacataACAAACATTAAAAAGATATTTTTTAGGTTATTCAGTTCGGTTTTTCTCGGTTTTTTGTGCGGTTTGGTTAAatcggttttttcggttttctgctcacccctagACTATATTGTAGTCAAAGTTTGATTTGAATGACTGATTATGTTATACTTCTTCAGGTCAATGCTTGCTTTTCCAGAAGATTACAAGACTCTTGTCCCGAAGCTATTAATTGAAGCAATGGTAGCCATCGGTGCCAGTTTCGTTTCCCGCATCAACCTTGCAACCGGAGATGTAGTCTCTGAAACCAAAGCATTAGGAAAAGGTTGCAATCTGAAATCTTTTTGTACTTTAAGTCTGTTGCATAGTGCAATCTgaaatctttttgtagttttaAGTCTATTGCATAGTATTTGATTTAATTTAAAAAGTAAAATGCCATCTTCGTCCCTGGGGTTTGGCCAGTTTTACGACTTtcgtttgtttttctgcatctggatccaaaaggtttgaaatcttgccattgtCATCCGGCTCcttaactccgtccatttttcTCCAATAAGTCAGGGGtattccgtcttttttgttaacttaaagggcaatttggtatTTTTCAgcggtattcggtctttttacataaagtgaaaagggCTGATTGCCCTTTCATTTAtcaaaaagacgaaaatacctctgacttaacggagaaaaatggatggaattaacgagctggatgaaaatgacaagattcaaaccttttggatccgactgcgaaaaaacaaacctttggacgaaagtcgcaaaactggccaaacctcaggacaaaattggcattttactctaatttAAATGTTATGCATGTATGGACACACATACGTCACAATCACATATCATGCAATATGCCACTATTCATGTTAAATTAAAATATTCTGCATTATTACAATATTAGCTTCCATGTTATTGTTTCAGGTGTATTAGATATCTTATCAGGGGACATGCCGAAAGGTGTTAAAGTGCAGACTAAGCACTTAGATGCATTAATCGATCTGCACAACATGACAGGCAGTTTTGCAAAAAACGTACAACACCTTTTTGGAGAATCGGATCTTAATGTTTTGAGGGACACTCTTAAGGCAATTTACCTTCCTTATGAATCATTCAAGCAAAGGTAAATTCCCACAATCCCTTTGCTGTTATCATTGTAAACAATGATTATCATCTCATATGTTTATCTTGTTCTAGGTATGGACAAATGGAGCGTGTTACGCTCTCCGCTGAGATCTCAGCCATTGATCTAAGAGGAGCGGTTACTCGTGGTATCGGTGCGCAAGGCATTGAACTCAGTGAGACCGTTAGAAGAATGGAAGAATCAATCCCTCAAGTCATCGTACTTCTAGAAGCATCCATCGACAGATGCATCAGCTTTACCGGTGGCTCAGAAGCCGATGAGCTCATTCAAGCCCTTGATGATGTCATGCTACAGTTTATTTCAACCCTTCAAGAAATTTTGAAAACATTAAGATCTGTATGTGGAGTTGATGTCGCTCCTGATAGTTCGAGTTCAAAGAAGGAAACGGGCTCAGAGAAAAGAGACGGGGCCCGCAAATTTGAGTTGTCAAGTGAGGAAGAATGGTCTTATGTTCAAAGTGCATTGCAAATATTGACGGTTGCGGATTGTTTGTCGAGTAGATCTGCGGTTTTTGAAGCTTCGTTGAGAGCTATACTTGCGAGATTGAATACAAATCTGTCTTCTGCTGTGTTTGGGTCAAGTATTGACCCGAATTCTTCACATGAGAGTCTCGATGGAAATGGAGATCTGTCTATGGCGGGTCGGGCTGCATTAGATGTGGCAGCATTAAGGCTATTTGATGCTCCAGAAAAAGCACAGAAGCTTTTTAACCTGTTGGAGCAGGTACAAGTTACATGTTTCAcattttttgagtaaaatgccattttcatccctgaggtttggccagttttgcgacttttgtccaaaggtttgtttatCCGCATCTgcatccaaaaggtttgaaatcttgccattttcatccagctcgttaactccatccatttttctccgtttaaGTCGGGGGGTATTTTCGTCtgttttgttaacttaaaagggtttttctctgttaagtcgggtattttcgtctttttttgttaacttaaagggttTGAATACTTGTagattatgctaaatgcttgtacataaagtgaaaaagaccgaattgccctttaagctAACAAAAAAAGATGAATATACCcccgacttaacggagaaaattgatggagttaatgagccggatgaaaatagcaagatttcaaacgttttggatccagatccagatgcggaaagacaaacctttggacgaaagtcgcaaaattggccaaaccttagggacgaaaatggcattttactcttttagaTGTTTTGTGTATCGATATGTTACATAAAATATAGAATTTCTATTAAAAAATAATTTCTCTAATAATATGATCCAAGTAGGTTACTAATAAAAAACACACTTCGGAGTTTGGGCGACGTTAGGCCCGTTTGATAGGTTTCCTTTTTAGCTAACCTCTTCTATTTTGCCCGTTTGACCCATAAACGGGTCGACATTGCCACCTCTAAGGTCCAGAAAGCTTGGTTTTTTCATAAATCTGTATTTCTTGTTGAATAAGCATATATTATATCTTATCCTCTACACAAAATAACATTTTCTATTCCAACAGTCAAAGGATCCACGGTTCCATGCACTTCCAGTTGCATCTCAAAGAGTTTCAGCATTTGTGGACACGGTAAACGAACTTGTATACGACGTGCTTATATCCAAAGTAAGAAAGCAGTTTAATGGTGTATCAAATCTGCCAATTTGGTCTGCCGTTGAGGAACAAACAGCTTTTCATCTACCAAGCTTTAGCGCGTATGCTCAATCGTATGTCACAACCGTTGGTGAATATCTTCTCACTTTACCCCAACAGTTGGAGCCACTTGCCGAAACTATTTCTAACAACGATGCCAATGCCGATGAGGCACAATTCTTTGCAACCGAATGGATGTTCAAGGTAATAAACATTTTCCTAATTTGTTGGTAAACGGGTAAAAAATGTGACATCTAGTATGTCTTTTGTTACTTGTATAATAAATTAGGTTGCTAATGCCATGTGTTAAACATTTCCCTATATACTAATGTAGGTTGCGGAAGGTGCTGCAGCTCTATTTATGGAGCAACTACGAGGTATCCAATATATAACAGATCGTGGAGCGCAACAGCTGTCGGTAGATATCGAGTACTTGAGTAATGTACTGTCAGCATTGTCGATGCCCATTCCTCCAATTCTGGCCACATTTCATACTTGCTTATCGACCCCGCGAGATCAACTCAAGGATCTTATAAAAACCGATTCAGAAAATCTTCATGTCCCCACGGCCAACCTTGTTTGCAAGATGCGACGTGTGAGTCTTGAATGATAACAAGTTGAAAAGTTTGTCTTATTTGCTACCAAACAATATAGTTTTGCGTATATGACATTAAACATTTACAAGGGTGAGTTATAAGTACTTTATGTGGCTGTTTTTACATACAACACATATCGTTAATGAAAACAAATTTGTCAACATTAAATTATTTGTGTTAGGAGAAAGATAAACGATAAACATAGTAAATGTTTAAGTTCTTTAGCATATCAATATCTGTAGAAATGGAGGTTGTAAGCAATGACCACAC
This is a stretch of genomic DNA from Helianthus annuus cultivar XRQ/B chromosome 16, HanXRQr2.0-SUNRISE, whole genome shotgun sequence. It encodes these proteins:
- the LOC110917026 gene encoding conserved oligomeric Golgi complex subunit 7: MMIDLASFSDEKFDAKKWINNASHSRHPQDPLDKHLVDLEMKLQMMSEEIAASLEEQSSAAILRVPRATRDVIRLRDDALSLRQSVASILLNLKKAEGSSAESIATLAKVDIVKQRMEAAYETLQDAAGLTQLSSTVEDVFASNDLPRAAETLANMRRCLNAVGEVAEFANIRKQLEVLEDRLDSMVQPRLTDAITNRKVNIAQDLREILIRIGRYKSLENHYTKVHLKFIRKLWEDYELKQRTKSGSERNQVESISSSHDYQPTLPTITFPSWLPSFYDELLLYLEQEWKWSMLAFPEDYKTLVPKLLIEAMVAIGASFVSRINLATGDVVSETKALGKGVLDILSGDMPKGVKVQTKHLDALIDLHNMTGSFAKNVQHLFGESDLNVLRDTLKAIYLPYESFKQRYGQMERVTLSAEISAIDLRGAVTRGIGAQGIELSETVRRMEESIPQVIVLLEASIDRCISFTGGSEADELIQALDDVMLQFISTLQEILKTLRSVCGVDVAPDSSSSKKETGSEKRDGARKFELSSEEEWSYVQSALQILTVADCLSSRSAVFEASLRAILARLNTNLSSAVFGSSIDPNSSHESLDGNGDLSMAGRAALDVAALRLFDAPEKAQKLFNLLEQSKDPRFHALPVASQRVSAFVDTVNELVYDVLISKVRKQFNGVSNLPIWSAVEEQTAFHLPSFSAYAQSYVTTVGEYLLTLPQQLEPLAETISNNDANADEAQFFATEWMFKVAEGAAALFMEQLRGIQYITDRGAQQLSVDIEYLSNVLSALSMPIPPILATFHTCLSTPRDQLKDLIKTDSENLHVPTANLVCKMRRVSLE